ACGGCGAGCACAGGCGCGCAGCGGCTACAGCCGGAGCTGCAGGATCAGGCGATCCTCGACGATCTCTTCGCGCGCTACACGATGGAGCGTGAGCGGGACGTTCATCGCGAATTCCTGCAAGCGCTCGGACTGGCGTCGATCGCCGCCACGCGCCGGGTCGAGGCGGTCGAGACCGTGGATGACGGCATAGAATTGTTTTGACGGCGCCGTCGCGGGCTGCGGTGTCAATTTGAAGGGTTGGCTTTGCGGGGCGTTAACCGTGCCGGCATGCTCGCCGCGTCGGTCATTGTCGCGCCCCAGAGTTGGTTGCAAATACCAGTGAATATTACAACGGGTGTTTCCATGATGCGAGACGGCAAATACGCGGCCTGGTTCAGGACCCCGCGCGGCCAGGGCACAGGTATCGTGCATCTTGCGGACGGACGGATTTCCGGCAGCGACAGCTTCATCACCTATGGCGGCTCCTATCGGTTCGACGACGACCAGCGCTTCACTGCCGTCCTGACCACGCAGCGCTATGCCGAGGGTCCGCCGACCGTGTTCGGGCTGGACGAAGTCGAAGTCAGCCTCTCGGGCGTGTGCACCGGTGTGATGGCGACCTGCTCCGGAACGGCGAGGCAAGCGCCCGACGTGATGTTCGAGGTGACGCTGATCTACTGCCAGGAAGAAGCGCCGGCGACGGAGGCTCGGTGCGCCGTCGTGAAGCTCAATGACAAATTGCCCAAGGGTCTCGACAGCCGTTCGCGACCGCGCCAGTTTCCTGTGCCTTCCAGGCCACCCGCATCTTAGTCTTGCGTTGACGCTATCGCAGCGAAGCGGGCTGCGACCGCGCCGCGGCAACGGTGCATTTAGGCGCGGAACGTTACGATGAGGCCGCAATCAAGGACGGACGAAACATGCCTCAGATCTGGATGACATACGACGAACTGGCGACGCTTTGCGACTGTCCGCCCGCAGAAGCCAGAATGCGGGCCATCCATCTGTCGCTCGACCGACGCAAGAGCCGCGACGGCGCAACGCGCGTCAAGCTTGACCTCGCGCTGACGGCCAAATTCTTCGCCTCGGTGCGCGAAGCGGATTTCGATCTGGACGGCGCCATCGCCGCGCTTCAGAGCACGCACAGGCAGATGGCCGAACTCCTGACACCGACCGGGTTCCGCGAGCGCGGGGCGGCCTGAGCACTGCGCCTCATAGTGCCGGGCTCGCCGCAGGAGCAGCCCCCGTCGATCTCCGCTGCCTTTTCGAATCAGGCATAGTCCTGTCTCCGGAATTTCAAGCCGGGGGCCGGGGTTTCAACCCTAACGGGCCTGAGAGCCCGCAGGAGAATGCCATGAGGAAAGCCAGGTATCGGGTCGGCGTAACGCTGGCGGGAACGGTGATGTTCGGCGGGATGCTTATCGTCACGTCCGCGCCGTCACGTGCGGAGGTCGTCAAGCTGCAGGCCGACCTCAAGGGCAGCAATGAAGTGCCTCCGAACGGTTCCTCCGGTTCAGGCAAGGCTGAGGCCGCGTTCGACACCCAGAGCAAAGTCCTGACCTACACGGTCACCTATGCCGCTCTGACTGGTCCGGCGCTAGGCGCTCATTTCCATGGTCCGGGTGAAGCGGGCAAGAACGCCGGCATCGCCTTGCCCTTCAAGACGGTCCAGAGTCCCATCCAGGGCAGCGCCACGCTCACGGATGCCCAGGCGGCGGATCTGTTGGCCGGCAAGTGGTACGCGAACATTCATACGGCCGCGAACCCGGGCGGCGAATTGCGCGGGCAGATGATGAAGTAGGGGGAGATCGCCGGAGGCGCTGAAGACGTTGTCAGCGCCTTGAGCCTCAGGCTGGCGGCCGAGGCAGGAAGGCGAGGATCGTCTGGGCGAGGATGACACCGAAGGTTCCTCCCGCCGCCTTTTGCAGCACGTCCAGGAAGCCCGGATCCCGATCCGGGGTCAGCGCTT
The sequence above is drawn from the Bradyrhizobium amphicarpaeae genome and encodes:
- a CDS encoding CHRD domain-containing protein; translation: MRKARYRVGVTLAGTVMFGGMLIVTSAPSRAEVVKLQADLKGSNEVPPNGSSGSGKAEAAFDTQSKVLTYTVTYAALTGPALGAHFHGPGEAGKNAGIALPFKTVQSPIQGSATLTDAQAADLLAGKWYANIHTAANPGGELRGQMMK